From a single Phragmites australis chromosome 7, lpPhrAust1.1, whole genome shotgun sequence genomic region:
- the LOC133923864 gene encoding DNA repair protein RAD5B-like, whose translation MTCDGAYRRDPPERFPDQPAVFDDDMAAFRAVLGADLSLADAVDALSSCGGDTERAIKLLLDDAAADSDDGDVEREKGRAGGAAPVAAPRGVKAKRSIGGAAPPPPMKVEAAADDEVKVKREPIDADPDEVKVNAEAPPPGEVGVKVKVEAPGEVEVEVKRERIEANGPFREQVGRRVKQEEEADEVDVKKEQLSDSPIKGQLLSPHRVKEESDCRENEVAIIDPPPRSKKRRRDEDDVAFIDLTTSHPVPYLNPRPVRAMPPPGAMPASEWRMVVPPPPAELDEYPPDRREWCFFKKSYATGLSTCHGRKLLDAGEVVHFAFPSYNRFHGGIRVSVKQAAALAEIVRFSTNRSGEIGKLSSGCAKCLAPLVSSSKIMIQGKVVFPMVELRLMQEVLLYVSFYIHRSSMYLIAPENAHHPGNPLRGLFKLLRRFGGAED comes from the exons ATGACGTGCGACGGCGCCTACCGCCGCGACCCGCCGGAGCGGTTCCCCGACCAGCCCGCCGTCTTCGATGACGATATGGCCGCCTTCCGCGCCGTCCTCGGCGCGGACCTTTCGTTGGCCGACGCCGTTGACGCGCTCTCTAGCTGCGGCGGCGACACCGAGCGCGCCATCAAATTGCTTCTTGACGATGCCGCCGCCGACAGTGACGACGGCGACGTCGAACGCGAGAAAGGTCGCGCTGGTGGTGCCGCTCCGGTGGCTGCTCCGAGGGGCGTCAAGGCGAAGCGGAGCATTGGCGGCGCCGCCCCGCCGCCTCCGATGAAGGTTGAAGCCGCCGCCGACGACGAGGTCAAGGTCAAGAGGGAGCCAATCGATGCCGACCCCGACGAGGTGAAGGTGAACGCAGaagctccccctcccggcgaGGTAGGGGTCAAGGTGAAGGTTGAAGCCCCTGGCGAGGTCGAGGTCGAGGTGAAGAGGGAGCGAATTGAAGCCAATGGCCCCTTCCGAGAGCAGGTTGGTCGTCGGGTCaagcaggaggaggaagccGACGAGGTCGATGTCAAGAAGGAGCAACTGAGCGATTCTCCAATCAAAGGACAACTTTTGTCGCCGCACCGTGTCAAGGAGGAGAGTGACTGTAGGGAAAATGAGGTGGCGATCATCGATCCCCCGCCGAGGTCCAAGAAGAGGCGCCGCGACGAAGACGACGTGGCTTTCATCGATCTCACGACGTCTCACCCGGTGCCGTACCTCAACCCGAGGCCCGTCCGCGCGATGCCACCGCCGGGGGCCATGCCGGCGAGCGAGTGGAGGATggtggtgccgccgccgccggcagaGTTGGACGAGTACCCGCCGGACCGCCGCGAATGGTGCTTCTTCAAGAAGTCCTACGCCACCGGGCTGTCGACGTGCCACGGGAGGAAGTTGCTGGACGCCGGCGAGGTCGTCCACTTCGCGTTCCCGTCGTACAACAGGTTCCACGGCGGGATCAGGGTGTCAGTCAAGCAGGCGGCTGCTCTGGCGGAGATCGTGCGCTTCTCGACCAACCGATCTGGAGAG ATTGGGAAGCTATCTTCCGGGTGTGCAAAGTGCCTTGCCCCGCTGGTGAGTTCTTCCAAGATTATGATCCAGGGGAAGGTGGTGTTTCCGATGGTGGAACTGAGGCTGATGCAGGAGGTTTTGCTGTATGTCAG CTTCTACATCCATCGCTCATCCATGTACCTGATTGCTCCAGAAAATGCTCATCATCCTGGCAATCCTCTCCGCGGCCTGTTCAAATTACTCCGGAGATTCGGCGGAGCTGAAGACTGA